A part of Candidatus Cloacimonadota bacterium genomic DNA contains:
- a CDS encoding T9SS type A sorting domain-containing protein, whose product MHNTQDGNIILAGRSDYNAALRKITEDGTTIWTKVIDCGTSIAYSVDECSNGDYVLTGVDYDNYNVLVVKTDSLGDSLWTRTFNGLGGHDMGRCIRETHDGNIIMGGRIDESKSDYMNGAFIGLINTLGDTLWTKTYAQNILYIVLSLVEVDDGYVLQGGKLVKINSISSLLWNEPLTGDVYGGGDKNLQRTPEGGFLCVATEDWGDRIVLNKTDSLGQVYSIDDPNNQQNIISINIYPNPIKDYCTISFNNHNFSLKDPQITIYNIKGQVVRELGFRDLDLGFSVEWDGRDIHGKEIGAGVYFVRMKDDTYQAVSKVIKLE is encoded by the coding sequence ATGCATAATACACAGGATGGCAATATTATACTTGCAGGTAGATCTGATTATAACGCTGCATTGAGAAAGATAACCGAAGATGGAACAACGATATGGACGAAAGTAATAGACTGTGGAACAAGTATTGCTTATTCGGTTGATGAATGTAGTAATGGAGATTACGTATTAACAGGAGTTGATTATGATAATTATAATGTTTTAGTTGTAAAGACTGATTCTCTTGGTGATTCTTTGTGGACGAGAACTTTTAATGGACTCGGTGGACATGATATGGGAAGATGTATAAGAGAGACTCATGATGGTAATATAATAATGGGGGGAAGGATTGATGAGTCAAAATCTGATTACATGAATGGAGCATTTATAGGATTAATTAATACACTTGGGGATACTCTTTGGACAAAAACATATGCTCAAAATATCTTGTATATAGTCTTGTCATTAGTTGAGGTTGACGACGGATATGTGCTTCAAGGTGGGAAGCTTGTAAAAATAAATAGTATTTCATCTTTGTTATGGAATGAACCTCTTACAGGGGATGTATACGGTGGTGGTGATAAAAACCTTCAAAGAACCCCAGAAGGTGGATTCCTTTGTGTAGCAACAGAAGATTGGGGAGATCGCATTGTATTGAATAAGACCGATTCATTAGGGCAGGTATATTCAATAGATGATCCAAACAATCAACAAAATATTATTTCAATAAATATATATCCAAACCCGATAAAAGATTACTGTACAATATCGTTTAATAATCATAATTTTTCATTGAAAGACCCACAAATTACTATCTATAATATCAAAGGGCAAGTGGTTAGGGAGTTAGGATTCAGAGATTTGGATTTAGGATTTAGCGTTGAGTGGGATGGGAGAGATATACATGGGAAAGAAATCGGAGCTGGAGTGTATTTTGTCAGGATGAAAGATGATACTTATCAAGCAGTATCAAAAGTAATTAAACTTGAATAA
- a CDS encoding endonuclease domain-containing protein, with translation MILHYDPKLKNLAKKLRKNMTLPEVLLWNQLKGKKLGFDFHRQKPIDRYIVDFYCPELKLVIEVDGSVHLDKGENDIIRQLRLESLGLNVLRFKATDILKNLNDVIDSIQNYISKQ, from the coding sequence ATGATACTTCATTATGATCCCAAATTAAAAAATTTAGCAAAGAAACTTCGGAAAAATATGACCTTACCTGAAGTACTACTTTGGAATCAACTAAAAGGAAAGAAACTCGGTTTTGATTTTCATCGGCAAAAACCAATAGATAGATACATAGTTGACTTTTATTGTCCAGAACTCAAATTAGTTATCGAGGTAGATGGTTCTGTACATTTAGATAAAGGGGAAAATGATATTATAAGGCAACTTAGATTAGAATCATTAGGGCTGAATGTATTGCGTTTCAAAGCAACCGATATATTAAAAAATCTTAATGATGTGATTGATTCAATACAGAATTATATAAGTAAGCAATAA
- the recJ gene encoding single-stranded-DNA-specific exonuclease RecJ has translation MRKKWIKEAAEIDQQVLDTLATELSCPPVIAKLLALHGIDTPEKAQVFFNPSIEDLHDPFLFKDMDKAVERILHAVEEKEKIVIYGDYDVDGTTATSILLMGLRELEANVDFYIPNRMIEGYGLSLTGNKAIESMQAQLIITVDCGINAVDEIADLNNDGIDVIVTDHHTPKEVIPEAYAIIDPKLKDSTYPYSELSGAGIALKLLTAIFIKGGKDGLDAIERYCDLAGLGTIADIVPLTGENRIIARLGIERLQKRKNMGINYLLNLSGLKKVVLKSSDIVFKLAPRINAAGRMGSADRAVELMTATTPEHAKNLALSIDSENYKRQKIDQDTFKTACDMIEAKYPDMNNTYFIVLAAEEWHPGVIGIVASKIVEKYNRPTILITLSEGEGSGSGRSIQNFNIFDCLSNFEDFLISFGGHKYAAGLTILPEYIDILDEKLNEYAREILSEKEIQPQISVVDEINLQQIDDELIKWLKMFAPFGPKNMNPIFMSSNVMVVGYPYTVGMNHLKIKALQNEKTLDLIGFNMGDLVPFLKKGSRIDIAYSLEENNWQNISKIQGKLKDIRPSQ, from the coding sequence ATGAGAAAGAAATGGATCAAAGAAGCAGCTGAGATTGATCAGCAGGTGCTCGATACACTCGCTACTGAGTTAAGCTGTCCTCCAGTCATCGCAAAATTACTCGCCCTTCATGGTATAGATACACCGGAAAAAGCTCAGGTTTTTTTTAATCCATCGATTGAAGACCTTCATGATCCCTTCCTCTTCAAGGATATGGATAAAGCCGTAGAACGCATTCTCCACGCTGTCGAAGAAAAAGAAAAGATCGTTATCTATGGCGATTATGATGTGGACGGTACTACTGCAACATCGATCCTCCTGATGGGACTCCGGGAACTCGAAGCAAATGTCGATTTCTATATCCCAAATAGAATGATCGAGGGGTATGGCTTATCATTGACAGGCAATAAGGCAATTGAATCCATGCAGGCACAGCTTATCATTACGGTGGATTGCGGTATTAATGCTGTTGATGAGATCGCTGACCTCAATAATGATGGCATCGATGTGATCGTAACCGACCATCATACTCCCAAAGAAGTGATACCCGAAGCATATGCCATCATCGATCCCAAATTAAAGGATTCAACATACCCCTATTCCGAACTTTCAGGTGCAGGAATTGCGCTCAAGCTTCTGACTGCTATCTTCATAAAAGGTGGTAAAGATGGATTGGATGCGATCGAACGGTACTGTGATCTTGCAGGACTGGGAACGATTGCTGACATCGTACCTCTTACAGGTGAAAACAGGATCATCGCCCGTCTTGGTATAGAACGGCTCCAGAAAAGAAAGAACATGGGCATCAACTACCTGCTTAATCTTTCGGGACTGAAAAAAGTCGTGCTGAAATCCAGTGATATTGTTTTCAAGCTCGCACCCCGCATAAATGCTGCAGGCCGTATGGGAAGTGCAGACAGAGCAGTCGAGCTCATGACCGCCACAACGCCGGAGCATGCAAAGAATCTCGCCCTTTCGATAGACTCCGAAAACTACAAACGCCAGAAGATCGATCAGGATACTTTCAAGACTGCCTGCGATATGATTGAAGCTAAATATCCTGACATGAATAACACCTATTTCATTGTACTTGCTGCGGAAGAGTGGCATCCGGGTGTAATCGGAATCGTTGCTTCTAAGATCGTTGAAAAATACAACCGACCGACAATACTTATAACGCTTTCAGAAGGTGAAGGGAGCGGTTCAGGCAGAAGCATCCAGAATTTCAATATCTTCGACTGTCTCTCGAATTTTGAAGATTTTCTCATCAGCTTTGGCGGTCATAAATATGCTGCAGGACTCACGATTCTGCCAGAATACATCGATATCCTGGACGAAAAACTAAATGAATACGCACGTGAAATTTTATCTGAAAAAGAGATACAGCCGCAGATCAGCGTTGTTGATGAAATCAACCTCCAGCAGATAGATGATGAACTTATCAAATGGCTGAAAATGTTCGCACCCTTTGGACCGAAAAATATGAACCCGATCTTTATGAGTTCAAATGTCATGGTCGTTGGTTATCCATACACAGTCGGCATGAACCATCTTAAAATCAAAGCATTGCAGAACGAGAAAACCCTCGATCTGATCGGTTTCAACATGGGTGATCTTGTACCTTTCCTCAAAAAAGGTTCCCGCATCGATATTGCCTATTCTCTTGAAGAAAATAACTGGCAGAATATTTCTAAGATACAGGGTAAACTGAAGGATATTCGCCCGTCACAATAA
- a CDS encoding 6-bladed beta-propeller: MNTGSMRSIVIILLIFSLISCSNLKISDKKPLPSGITHSSLMQSVIILPVQPRKIRYCNYTHTFVVLDKTKNMLYRIDEKGKILQRIGEFGFDAGQFVHISDFAVDSFGNIFVVDDVINIVVQFDDFGQFVNSFSPMDMTDPELIAVLDTGELLIYDSSSNQVFCYIKQNSIRFKFGKFYLDDPKKISASLDVNYIQDTGNNTIFMIDGFGGLLHEISPKNPVVDITSTKDFYYYIDANAELYVARRTSDVQLHLGNITELIPNIKPKAIIVFSKTVCILDGNKLYLFQLLDN, from the coding sequence ATGAACACAGGTTCGATGAGAAGTATAGTAATAATCCTATTGATATTCTCACTTATTTCGTGTTCCAATCTGAAAATTTCAGACAAAAAACCCCTACCCAGTGGAATTACTCACTCATCATTAATGCAATCGGTCATTATATTACCTGTTCAACCCCGAAAAATAAGATATTGTAATTATACTCATACTTTTGTTGTACTCGATAAAACAAAGAACATGCTCTATCGTATTGATGAAAAGGGGAAAATACTGCAACGCATAGGTGAATTCGGATTTGATGCTGGTCAGTTTGTTCATATTTCCGATTTTGCTGTTGATAGTTTTGGAAATATATTCGTGGTTGATGATGTAATAAATATTGTAGTTCAATTTGATGATTTTGGTCAATTCGTTAACTCATTCTCTCCGATGGACATGACAGATCCCGAACTCATTGCAGTTCTGGATACAGGTGAACTTCTCATCTATGACAGCTCTTCGAACCAGGTTTTTTGTTATATAAAACAAAATAGTATAAGATTTAAATTCGGGAAATTCTATCTTGACGATCCCAAGAAAATATCTGCGTCTCTGGATGTAAATTATATTCAAGATACGGGCAATAATACGATTTTCATGATCGACGGATTTGGCGGTTTACTGCATGAAATATCACCAAAGAATCCTGTAGTAGATATCACATCAACCAAGGATTTCTATTACTATATTGATGCGAACGCCGAACTCTATGTTGCCAGAAGAACGTCAGATGTTCAACTACATTTGGGTAATATAACTGAACTGATCCCGAACATCAAACCTAAAGCAATAATTGTATTTTCCAAAACAGTTTGCATTCTGGATGGCAACAAACTCTATTTATTCCAACTACTTGATAATTAG
- the lnt gene encoding apolipoprotein N-acyltransferase, with product MKNFILVLLASLLFGLSFIDIGVGFLCLFAFVPYLYFITKATPKQAFIFGFLFGLFITLITLYAVFNVKLIAFVGLLIAFPLYFSVLSVFLRKVHESFPKIFLWLFPVIWVGFEYLLTLGSLNFPWLNVGYSLSNYYLLIQAADILGIYGLSLLVLVVNVFLFKVFNRKSKNLIILLIIFSFWFGYGIFRDKTIKLRSTDLKIGIVQLNIMQEDKWKPENLVPTVDEYENQVRILAQVNEVDIVILPESAIPTNLLHEYTFKRRIQKFAQENKIDLLVGFPDYSVEIINDKRKYKYYNSATLIDTSGTYHEKYNKIRLVPFGERIPLLSTFPILEKLQFGQANFEFGTEYPLYMINNLKFSLMICFEGVFPEISRRYAKKGSDVLVVITNDAWFKNTVLPHEHANNTKMRAVETRLPLIRAANTGISYVINPKGETVIKTDVYEKINITSTLTVRQGNAKTIFVKFGYIFAPICFWFSVVIIIISIILPLFVMKRVR from the coding sequence ATGAAAAATTTCATACTCGTTCTTCTTGCAAGCTTGCTTTTCGGTCTGTCGTTCATTGATATCGGAGTGGGATTTCTCTGTTTATTCGCCTTTGTTCCCTACCTTTATTTCATCACCAAAGCAACACCAAAACAGGCCTTCATATTTGGTTTTCTTTTTGGACTTTTTATAACACTTATTACGCTATATGCGGTATTTAATGTAAAACTTATTGCATTCGTCGGACTGCTTATTGCTTTTCCTCTTTACTTTTCTGTTCTCTCTGTCTTTCTTCGTAAAGTTCACGAAAGTTTTCCTAAGATTTTTCTCTGGCTTTTCCCCGTAATATGGGTAGGATTCGAATATTTACTGACGCTTGGATCCTTGAATTTCCCTTGGCTCAACGTTGGCTATTCACTATCAAACTATTACCTTTTGATCCAGGCAGCAGACATCTTAGGAATATACGGATTGAGTCTTCTTGTATTGGTTGTCAACGTCTTCTTGTTCAAGGTTTTCAATAGAAAATCGAAGAATCTGATAATATTACTTATTATTTTCTCTTTCTGGTTTGGTTACGGCATTTTTCGGGATAAGACCATAAAACTAAGAAGCACTGATCTGAAGATCGGGATCGTACAACTCAATATTATGCAGGAAGATAAATGGAAACCGGAAAACCTTGTTCCCACCGTTGATGAGTATGAAAACCAGGTACGCATTCTTGCGCAGGTGAATGAAGTCGACATAGTAATTCTACCCGAATCTGCAATACCCACAAATCTTCTTCATGAATACACCTTCAAGAGAAGGATACAGAAATTCGCTCAGGAAAATAAGATCGATCTCCTTGTTGGTTTCCCCGATTATTCAGTTGAGATTATAAACGACAAACGGAAATATAAATACTACAATAGTGCAACACTGATTGATACCAGCGGCACATATCATGAAAAATACAATAAGATCAGGCTTGTACCTTTTGGTGAAAGGATACCCCTCCTGAGCACATTCCCCATCCTTGAAAAACTCCAGTTTGGACAGGCGAACTTTGAATTCGGAACTGAATATCCCCTTTATATGATTAACAATCTGAAATTTTCACTCATGATCTGCTTTGAAGGTGTTTTCCCTGAGATTTCACGCAGGTATGCTAAGAAAGGATCGGATGTGCTTGTGGTGATCACAAATGATGCATGGTTTAAAAACACCGTCCTCCCCCATGAGCATGCTAATAATACTAAGATGCGGGCTGTTGAAACGCGTCTTCCACTCATTCGAGCAGCAAATACAGGAATCTCTTATGTTATTAATCCAAAGGGAGAAACTGTTATAAAAACCGATGTTTACGAGAAAATAAATATAACAAGCACACTGACTGTGCGACAGGGAAATGCAAAAACGATATTCGTGAAATTCGGATATATTTTTGCTCCGATCTGTTTCTGGTTCAGTGTCGTAATCATAATAATTTCGATAATCTTACCATTATTTGTTATGAAGAGAGTACGATGA
- a CDS encoding MerR family transcriptional regulator yields the protein MTIRFQKTKYYYTMSEVCNILDVKPHVLRFWETQFPQLNPKRKEGSNRRYTQKDIELLKKIQYLLYEKKFKIKGAKKALRTVEDISSKDNVQIDMESYESKRALKQLRKRLTDLKELTSAFVEDTKNLSNE from the coding sequence ATGACTATTAGATTTCAAAAAACAAAATACTACTACACCATGAGCGAAGTGTGTAATATTCTGGATGTTAAACCGCACGTATTGAGATTCTGGGAAACGCAGTTCCCTCAACTCAACCCAAAGCGCAAAGAAGGCTCCAACAGACGTTATACGCAGAAGGATATCGAGCTTCTAAAAAAGATCCAGTATTTGCTCTATGAAAAGAAGTTCAAGATCAAAGGTGCAAAAAAAGCACTCCGGACTGTTGAAGATATTTCTTCAAAAGATAATGTTCAGATCGATATGGAAAGCTATGAAAGTAAGAGAGCGCTCAAGCAGTTGAGAAAACGGCTTACGGATTTGAAAGAGCTAACATCGGCTTTTGTTGAGGACACAAAGAATCTATCCAATGAATGA
- a CDS encoding phosphopantothenate/pantothenate synthetase has protein sequence MKFNIPDSHPRARSMHIRERLIDGFDNGLVAKAGLIAQGRGECFDYLLGEKTQPFAEKAIEAACAMILLAEHPVFSLNGNVAALCPDDVVELSETAQMPMEINLFYRTKEREDALLKHMVEHGAKEVLGIGDDETVQIQELQSERRIVSKKGIYIADVVFVPLEDGDRTEALVASGKKVITVDLNPLSRTPKKAQISIIDNIIRTVPLMTQRIREMKKYSEKQLQKIIESYDNKKILNESLQRIIFRLKELS, from the coding sequence ATGAAATTTAACATTCCGGATTCTCATCCGCGCGCAAGATCAATGCATATTCGAGAGCGTCTCATCGACGGTTTTGATAACGGGCTTGTTGCCAAAGCCGGGCTTATCGCACAGGGTAGAGGTGAATGTTTCGATTACCTTTTAGGTGAAAAAACACAACCCTTTGCAGAAAAAGCGATTGAAGCTGCTTGCGCCATGATACTTCTTGCCGAACACCCGGTATTTTCTCTCAATGGAAATGTTGCAGCACTCTGCCCGGATGACGTTGTGGAATTGAGTGAAACTGCGCAAATGCCAATGGAGATCAATCTCTTTTATCGTACAAAAGAGCGTGAGGATGCACTTCTCAAGCATATGGTTGAACACGGTGCAAAAGAAGTGCTGGGCATTGGAGATGATGAGACTGTCCAGATTCAAGAACTCCAAAGTGAACGTAGAATTGTATCTAAAAAAGGCATATACATAGCAGATGTCGTATTTGTTCCACTTGAGGACGGTGATCGTACCGAAGCGCTTGTTGCATCAGGCAAAAAGGTCATAACTGTCGACCTCAATCCCCTATCACGAACACCAAAGAAAGCCCAGATATCAATTATTGACAACATAATTCGTACTGTCCCTCTCATGACACAGCGAATTCGCGAAATGAAGAAATATTCCGAAAAACAATTACAGAAGATCATTGAAAGTTATGATAACAAAAAAATCCTTAATGAATCATTACAACGTATCATTTTCCGATTAAAGGAGCTTTCATGA